The Vicia villosa cultivar HV-30 ecotype Madison, WI unplaced genomic scaffold, Vvil1.0 ctg.000248F_1_1, whole genome shotgun sequence genomic interval TTAATTGAAAATTATAAGGTGGTGGTTGTTTTTATCGATGCTAGTGGtaataaatctaaaataaaagtGCACGCTTTGGGTACTAATTTTTGGAGAGTGGTTCAAAGGGATATACCAGTACCGGTGGATGGAACGTTGAATTTTGTAAGTGGCACACTTAATTGGTTTGAAGATAAGGATTATAATATTGTTTCTTTTAATTTGGTAAATGAATCATATCAAATATTTATGCAGCCTGATTATGGAATAGAAAATGTGGTTAGTGTGAATTTGGGTGTATTGAGGGATTGCTTGTGTATATTAGCCAACACACGTGATTTTTTTGATGTTTGGCAAATGAAGCAGTTCAGAAATGAAGAGTCTTGGTCTAAATTGTGCCGAGTtccattttgttcatatttttcctCTATAAAGGAAATATGGATTTCTGATGATGACCAAGTGTTTTTGGTGTATACAAAATTGTTGAGAAAGAATGTGGTTGTTTTCGATATCAATAGTAGTACTTTTAAGATCCCTAGGATTCAAAAGATCGATAGTTTGATTGAGCCTAAAATTTATGTTGAGAGTTTGATATCACCTTGTTTTTAACTTCAAGGGATATGGAGTTCATTTTTGTAAATTGATCATTAGTGTAATTATATAATAACAATTTATcttctttaaaattttaaatctaGAAAATATTGGTAGTTATTTCATGGATCATTGTTAATTAATAATTGAGTGAATTTGTAATTTGTTAAAATTTCTTTGTTATTCTcatttattgtttgttttttcacCCTGCAATACTTTTTACATAGTTCACATAAATAAATTgcatcaaatattttaattctctaaaattaaaatcatgatttagctatttaaaaaaaaagtaatggTATAGTTGTTAAAATATATTCTATATGTTGTACAAATTTTATTAAGTTTGCTTCAAATTTTGCACACCATACATTATGACCTAGAAAAATCCAATCATAAAATGCATTTAGTATATAATGAGAGTTTGAAAAGTTTTAATAGATATTGCAGTGGTTGTAATAAATACcccaaaaattgaaaaatttatgCAAGTCTAAAAAAAACCACTCGAGTTAATGTGAACCAGTTATGTTTTTTCCCTATATACAATTATGttatatccctaatttttaaatgagagataacAACATGCTACCATCCAAAATGTATAAAAAAGAAGAGAATGGATGCAGAGATGATATAAGAGATGGATGCAGTTATGATCACTTTACTTGAGGATTCcaatttttctcaaaaatattaCTAAGGTTCATAATGTCCTCCCAACGCCAATTCATGTTTAAAATGGAAACAAACCAACACCATAGTTTAGCAGCAAAACCACGCTAAAAAAGATGCATAATGTATTCCTCCAAAGAAAAACAAAGGGAACAAGCTGATAGTAAAGACGAGTTTCTCATCTTAAGATTGTCATATATGGGGATTTTTTTGTCTATGAGTCTCCAAGTCAACAATAACTTAGATGGACGAATGTCTCAATCCAAATGAACTCAACCCATGTCACTTTAGGTCGATGCATCCTTTAGCAATTGTAAGCCTCTATAAGGGTTAGTTAGATCCCCATCTGAAGCATTCTCCCACACCAGTGTGTCATCCATTCTATCCACGGGAAGCCTAACATGCATAACtatgtgtggacctccgtttttttcgggccatacctctgagcgggagagatacgtgaactgactcttttttatcgcttatgctttcgcatttttgaaaattcacagagtcgccaccgaccttttattttatccaattaaggaaaggtttataaaagaaacagaaaaaagacctttaagaaattctgggtaaggggtaggttatacaaagggaaggtgttagcaccctttgtatccatggttatccatgggctcttaagtttgcttagctcacttgtttttcaatcac includes:
- the LOC131625890 gene encoding F-box/kelch-repeat protein At3g23880-like, yielding MVSFREVNTSIDDISSYSLIEFTSDSSHDHNDLLLSLPTLPNDLLVEIFCRLPIKLLLQLRCLSKFLNSLISDPKFTKKHLQMSTKNHHLILTTKGESYVRSYPIQSILKFITINANIHNFPVNEKDFYIVGSCDGILCLVVNLFSIMLWNPSIKKFKLLPPVRSPFQSGSSANVAYGFGYDTLIENYKVVVVFIDASGNKSKIKVHALGTNFWRVVQRDIPVPVDGTLNFVSGTLNWFEDKDYNIVSFNLVNESYQIFMQPDYGIENVVSVNLGVLRDCLCILANTRDFFDVWQMKQFRNEESWSKLCRVPFCSYFSSIKEIWISDDDQVFLVYTKLLRKNVVVFDINSSTFKIPRIQKIDSLIEPKIYVESLISPCF